In a single window of the Delftia tsuruhatensis genome:
- a CDS encoding amino acid ABC transporter ATP-binding protein, producing MSADKLARGMPYIVADKVTKSFGSHQVLKGVSTQFCTGEVTVIIGASGSGKSTLLRAINRLEPHDGGRITIDGVEVTDHEATLQKQRCEVGMVFQQFNLFGHMTVLDNVTLAPRRIHRTPRAQANAKAMALLERVGMQAHAHKYPWQLSGGQQQRVAIARALAMEPQVMLFDEPTSALDPEMVQEVLDVMRELARAGMTMIVVTHEMGFAREVADRVMFFDQGCIAHEAPPAEFFGKPASERIAAFIGRMGH from the coding sequence ATGAGCGCCGACAAGCTGGCACGGGGCATGCCCTACATCGTGGCCGACAAGGTCACCAAGTCCTTCGGCAGCCACCAGGTGCTCAAGGGCGTCTCCACGCAGTTCTGCACGGGCGAGGTGACGGTGATCATCGGTGCCTCGGGCTCGGGCAAGTCCACGCTGCTGCGCGCCATCAACCGCCTGGAGCCCCATGACGGTGGGCGCATCACCATCGATGGCGTCGAGGTCACCGACCACGAGGCCACGCTGCAAAAGCAGCGCTGCGAGGTCGGCATGGTGTTCCAGCAGTTCAACCTGTTCGGCCACATGACGGTGCTGGACAACGTGACCCTGGCGCCGCGCCGCATCCACAGGACACCGCGCGCCCAGGCCAATGCCAAGGCCATGGCCCTGCTGGAGCGCGTGGGCATGCAGGCGCATGCCCACAAGTACCCATGGCAACTGTCGGGCGGCCAGCAGCAGCGCGTGGCCATCGCCCGCGCCCTGGCCATGGAGCCCCAGGTGATGCTGTTCGACGAGCCCACCAGCGCACTGGACCCCGAGATGGTCCAGGAAGTGCTGGACGTGATGCGCGAGCTGGCGCGCGCAGGCATGACCATGATCGTGGTCACCCACGAAATGGGCTTTGCCCGCGAGGTCGCCGACCGCGTGATGTTCTTCGACCAGGGCTGCATCGCCCACGAGGCCCCTCCCGCCGAGTTCTTCGGCAAGCCGGCCAGCGAGCGCATTGCGGCGTTCATCGGGCGCATGGGGCATTGA
- a CDS encoding amino acid ABC transporter permease — protein MLTVLWPAHWSRSQRSNATLVTALLLMVLVVSLLGQLLSLLPEPIGSNADTFAEGARTTLYLTLASGAAGLVLGVAAALARTSRMAALRWAAGFYVWAIRGTPLLVQILFIYFALPVLIPGLNLPDFAAACIALALNVGAYNAEAVRAGLQAVPRGQAEAARALGLPRSRVFLDVVFPQAFKISLPPLVSNFVALLKDSSLAYAIGVVELTNVGNRIQSATFQPVETLVTVGVTYLVLTTLVTQVTAAVEYRFDVEGRHK, from the coding sequence ATGCTTACCGTCCTCTGGCCCGCCCACTGGAGCCGCTCGCAGCGCAGCAACGCCACCCTGGTCACGGCCCTGCTGCTGATGGTGCTCGTGGTCTCGCTGCTGGGGCAGCTGCTGTCCCTGCTGCCCGAGCCCATAGGCTCCAATGCCGATACCTTCGCCGAGGGTGCGCGCACCACGCTGTACCTGACGCTGGCCAGCGGCGCCGCCGGCCTGGTGCTGGGCGTGGCCGCCGCGCTGGCGCGCACCTCCCGCATGGCCGCGCTGCGCTGGGCCGCGGGCTTCTACGTCTGGGCGATCCGCGGAACGCCGCTGCTGGTACAGATCCTGTTCATCTATTTCGCGCTGCCGGTGCTGATCCCGGGCCTGAATCTGCCCGACTTCGCAGCCGCCTGCATCGCACTGGCGCTGAACGTGGGCGCCTACAACGCCGAGGCCGTGCGCGCCGGCCTGCAGGCCGTGCCGCGCGGCCAGGCCGAGGCCGCCCGTGCCCTGGGCCTGCCCAGGAGCCGCGTCTTCCTGGACGTGGTCTTTCCCCAGGCCTTCAAGATCTCGCTGCCCCCGCTGGTCAGCAACTTCGTGGCCCTGCTCAAGGACTCCTCGCTGGCCTATGCCATCGGCGTGGTGGAGCTGACCAATGTGGGCAACCGCATCCAGTCGGCCACCTTCCAGCCCGTGGAGACCCTGGTCACCGTGGGCGTGACCTATCTGGTGCTGACCACGCTCGTGACCCAGGTCACGGCCGCCGTGGAGTACCGCTTCGACGTGGAGGGCCGCCACAAATGA
- a CDS encoding ABC transporter substrate-binding protein, translating to MKRFTVIAAAALALWTAVGVQARPFDAIQKEGTLRLATEGYYAPFAHFEGKQLTGFEVELAQMLAGKMGVKYEWKTISFDALLTGLQQDRWDLVISSHGITPEREKAVTFTMPHYCSGGIVISLDPAIRSARDLAGKTVSAQTGTTYLAYVEKNVPGVKRLVNFPTNEAARNALLSKRVDAWVTERFIAKELQQKNPNAQLKQGELLFIERIAAAVAKDNKSLADAWNKAFKEALADGSYAKLSQKYFHEDIRCPD from the coding sequence ATGAAACGCTTTACCGTCATCGCCGCCGCTGCGCTGGCCCTGTGGACCGCCGTTGGCGTTCAGGCCCGCCCCTTCGACGCCATCCAGAAGGAGGGCACGCTGCGCCTGGCCACCGAAGGCTACTACGCGCCGTTCGCCCATTTCGAGGGCAAGCAGCTGACCGGCTTCGAGGTCGAGCTGGCCCAGATGCTGGCGGGCAAGATGGGCGTGAAGTACGAGTGGAAGACCATCAGCTTCGATGCCCTGCTCACCGGCCTGCAGCAGGACCGCTGGGACCTGGTGATTTCCTCGCACGGCATCACGCCCGAGCGTGAGAAGGCCGTGACCTTCACCATGCCCCACTATTGCTCTGGCGGCATCGTGATATCGCTGGACCCGGCCATCCGCTCCGCCAGGGACCTGGCTGGCAAGACGGTGTCGGCCCAGACCGGCACCACCTATCTGGCGTACGTCGAGAAGAACGTGCCCGGTGTCAAGCGCCTGGTGAACTTTCCTACCAACGAGGCCGCACGCAACGCACTGCTGTCCAAGCGCGTGGATGCCTGGGTGACAGAACGCTTCATCGCCAAGGAACTGCAGCAAAAGAACCCCAACGCCCAGCTCAAGCAGGGCGAGCTGCTGTTCATCGAGCGCATCGCCGCCGCCGTGGCCAAGGACAACAAATCGCTGGCCGACGCCTGGAACAAGGCCTTCAAGGAGGCGCTGGCAGATGGCAGCTACGCCAAGCTGTCGCAGAAGTACTTCCACGAAGACATCCGCTGCCCTGACTGA
- a CDS encoding sulfite exporter TauE/SafE family protein: MEWIIVSLASMLAGFVDAIVGGGGLILLPALFATFPSAPPATLLGTNKSASVWGTAMSTWQYGRKVQLPWRAMMPAACVGMAGSFLGAWAVTQISPDFLRQLLPLVLLGVLAYTLARKDMGRTHAPRYSGRAETLIACAIGLAIGFYDGFFGPGTGSFFVFLFVRLMGYDFLNASASAKLLNLATNLAALALFALKGHIWWHLALPMAVANILGAMLGTHMALRHGTGFVRGIFICVVSLLILKTGYDAFLA, from the coding sequence ATGGAATGGATCATCGTCTCGCTGGCCTCGATGCTGGCCGGCTTCGTGGACGCCATCGTCGGCGGCGGAGGCCTCATCCTGCTGCCCGCGCTGTTCGCCACCTTCCCCTCGGCTCCCCCCGCCACGCTGCTGGGCACCAACAAAAGCGCCTCGGTCTGGGGCACGGCCATGTCCACCTGGCAGTACGGCCGCAAGGTGCAACTGCCCTGGCGCGCCATGATGCCGGCGGCCTGCGTGGGCATGGCAGGTTCGTTCCTCGGCGCCTGGGCGGTCACGCAGATCTCCCCGGACTTCCTTCGGCAACTGCTGCCGCTGGTGCTGCTGGGCGTGCTGGCCTATACGCTGGCGCGCAAGGACATGGGCCGCACCCATGCGCCGCGCTATTCAGGCCGGGCGGAAACCCTGATCGCCTGCGCCATCGGCCTGGCCATAGGTTTCTACGACGGATTCTTCGGCCCCGGCACGGGCAGCTTCTTCGTGTTCCTGTTCGTGCGCCTGATGGGCTACGACTTCCTGAACGCCTCTGCTTCGGCCAAGCTGCTGAACCTGGCCACCAACCTCGCCGCGCTGGCGCTGTTCGCGCTCAAGGGCCACATCTGGTGGCACCTGGCCCTGCCCATGGCGGTAGCCAACATCCTGGGCGCGATGCTGGGCACGCACATGGCCCTGCGCCATGGCACGGGCTTCGTGCGCGGCATCTTCATCTGCGTGGTGAGCCTGCTGATCCTCAAGACCGGCTACGACGCCTTCCTCGCCTGA
- a CDS encoding zinc-dependent alcohol dehydrogenase family protein, producing the protein MQRWQLPAFGREHLQLVQAPIPEPGPGQVLVRVHAASLNYRDLLILRDGMGMAPALPLVPGSDMAGEVVATGAGTTEFAAGDAVISTFFTGWQDGMQPRSSLPLGFPGPGMLSQYVVLGEDSLVAAPRKLDFAQASTLTCAGATAWFALAETAHTRPGDTVVVLGTGGVALFAMQIARAQGARVIVVSGSDDKLARAARLGAAHGIHRQRTPDWAAEVRAITDGRGADHVLELAGGDSFGRSLSALAQGGRVSLIGNLQGDELRGSVYPLLLGRATVQGIGVAHRRALQDLVRAVDWLGLAPVIDSEYALADLPRALDHLERGAFGKLVVRMS; encoded by the coding sequence ATGCAACGCTGGCAACTGCCCGCCTTCGGCCGCGAACACCTGCAGTTGGTGCAGGCACCGATCCCCGAGCCCGGCCCGGGTCAGGTGCTGGTGCGCGTGCATGCCGCATCGCTCAACTACCGCGACCTGCTGATCCTGCGCGATGGCATGGGCATGGCGCCCGCCCTGCCCCTGGTGCCAGGCTCGGACATGGCCGGCGAAGTGGTCGCCACCGGCGCGGGCACCACCGAATTCGCGGCCGGCGACGCCGTGATCAGCACCTTCTTCACGGGTTGGCAGGACGGCATGCAGCCACGCTCCAGCCTGCCGCTGGGCTTCCCGGGCCCGGGCATGCTGTCGCAATACGTGGTGCTCGGCGAAGACAGCCTGGTGGCCGCGCCCCGCAAGCTGGACTTCGCACAGGCCAGCACCCTGACCTGCGCCGGGGCCACGGCCTGGTTCGCGCTGGCCGAGACCGCGCACACGCGGCCCGGCGATACCGTCGTCGTTCTAGGCACGGGGGGCGTGGCACTGTTCGCCATGCAGATCGCCCGTGCCCAGGGCGCACGCGTGATCGTGGTCTCGGGCAGCGACGACAAGCTGGCGCGCGCGGCCCGGCTGGGTGCGGCCCACGGCATCCATCGCCAGCGCACGCCCGACTGGGCGGCCGAGGTGCGCGCCATCACGGATGGGCGCGGCGCCGACCATGTGCTGGAGCTGGCCGGGGGCGACAGCTTCGGTCGCTCGCTGTCGGCCCTGGCCCAGGGCGGGCGCGTGTCGTTGATCGGCAACCTGCAGGGCGACGAGCTGCGTGGCTCGGTCTATCCGCTGCTGCTGGGGCGTGCCACGGTGCAGGGCATAGGCGTGGCCCACCGCCGTGCGCTGCAGGACCTGGTGCGCGCCGTGGACTGGCTCGGGCTGGCGCCCGTGATCGACAGCGAGTACGCGCTCGCCGACCTGCCGCGCGCACTGGACCATCTGGAGCGTGGCGCCTTCGGCAAGCTGGTGGTGCGCATGTCCTGA
- a CDS encoding LysR family transcriptional regulator — MEPITHDRLAGVSAFVASAEAGSFARAAERLGLTRSAVGKAVARLEERLGTRLFVRTTRSLGLTEDGQMFYERCAQALEDLDAAQHMLEAGRREVVGRLRISAPVVFGRHHVAPLLLDLARHHPRLRIEASFTDRQLDFADDGIDLAIRSGELPDSDWLVARRLGMQAMVLCAAPAYLQARGSPDGLASLAAHRCIAYMRGGRPAPWLLVGADGMPGMPVLEPALGFDDIETIAMAALQGAGVAHMPLWRVRDALDSGALVRLLPEVRSAAIPLHVLWPRTRFLPYRLRVTIDALLETIPPLLQDQGRGN; from the coding sequence ATGGAGCCAATAACCCATGACCGGCTGGCGGGCGTCAGCGCTTTCGTGGCCTCCGCCGAAGCCGGCAGCTTCGCGCGCGCTGCCGAGCGTCTGGGCCTGACGCGCTCGGCCGTGGGCAAGGCCGTGGCGCGGCTGGAAGAGAGGCTGGGAACACGGCTGTTCGTGCGCACCACGCGCAGCCTGGGACTGACCGAGGATGGCCAGATGTTCTACGAGCGCTGTGCCCAGGCGCTGGAGGACCTGGATGCCGCTCAGCACATGCTGGAGGCAGGACGCAGGGAGGTCGTGGGCAGGCTGCGCATCAGCGCGCCCGTGGTCTTCGGACGCCACCATGTGGCGCCGTTGCTGCTCGACCTGGCGCGGCACCATCCCCGGCTGCGCATCGAGGCCAGCTTCACCGACCGCCAGCTGGACTTCGCCGACGACGGCATCGATCTGGCCATCCGCAGCGGCGAGTTGCCGGACAGCGACTGGCTGGTCGCGCGGCGCCTGGGCATGCAGGCCATGGTGTTGTGCGCGGCCCCCGCCTATCTGCAGGCCCGCGGCAGCCCGGATGGCCTGGCCAGCCTGGCTGCCCACCGCTGCATTGCCTACATGCGCGGCGGACGCCCCGCGCCCTGGCTGCTGGTGGGAGCGGACGGCATGCCTGGCATGCCGGTGCTGGAGCCGGCCCTGGGCTTTGACGATATCGAGACCATCGCCATGGCCGCGCTGCAGGGCGCGGGCGTGGCGCACATGCCCTTGTGGCGGGTGCGCGATGCGCTGGACAGCGGGGCGCTGGTGCGCCTGCTGCCCGAGGTCCGCTCCGCTGCCATTCCCCTGCATGTGCTGTGGCCGCGCACGCGCTTTCTGCCCTACCGGCTGCGTGTGACGATCGATGCGCTGCTGGAGACGATACCCCCCCTGCTCCAGGATCAGGGCCGGGGCAACTAG